A part of Cydia amplana chromosome 24, ilCydAmpl1.1, whole genome shotgun sequence genomic DNA contains:
- the LOC134659152 gene encoding cysteine dioxygenase type 1 gives MDVENANCKMRVSQCTDMEVLPIERPIKIDHEITGLETLVEELHAIFSHDHVNVQDVQKLMLGYKSNPKDWKKYAKFDRFRYTRNLVDAGNGAFNIMILCWGAGHAAPIHDHADSHCFMKTLSGNLEEVRYDWPEHVQPEVLKKLKNKSCCDKMADQDGCRCEEDGGYDAGNMKEIGRARLELNDVCYINDALGLHRVENPSHADSAVSLHLYCPPFDSCRVFDSRTGKPTTVTTTFWSINGKKVKRVMDANECADSQN, from the exons ATGGACGTGGAGAACGCGAACTGCAAGATGAGGGTGTCGCAATGCACTGACATGGAAGTTCTGCCAATCGAGAGACCTATAAAAATTGACCA CGAGATCACAGGCCTGGAGACGCTGGTGGAGGAACTGCACGCCATCTTCTCCCACGACCACGTGAACGTCCAGGATGTCCAGAAACTTATGCTAGGCTACAAGAGCAACCCGAAGGACTGGAAGAAGTACGCCAAATTTGACCGCTTTCG TTATACGAGGAACCTGGTAGACGCCGGCAACGGAGCCTTCAACATCATGATCCTCTGTTGGGGGGCAGGCCACGCCGCCCCCATACACGACCACGCCGACTCACACTGCTTCATGAAGACACTCTCAGGGAACCTTGAAGAAGTCAG ATACGACTGGCCAGAACACGTCCAGCCCGAAGTCCTAAAGAAGCTCAAGAACAAGAGCTGCTGCGACAAAATGGCGGACCAAGATGGCTGCCGGTGTGAGGAAGATGGCGGATACGATGCGGGCAACATGAAAGAGATAGGGAGAGCCAGGCTTGAGCTTAACGATGTGTGTTATATCAACG ACGCCCTAGGCCTCCACCGGGTGGAGAACCCCTCGCACGCCGACAGCGCCGTGTCCCTCCACCTGTACTGCCCGCCCTTCGACAGCTGTCGCGTGTTCGATTCCCGGACCGGGAAGCCCACCACCGTCACCACCACCTTTTGGTCTATTAATGGGAAGAAAGTGAAAAGG GTGATGGATGCCAACGAATGTGCAGACAGTCAGAATTAA